The DNA window TCTTTCAAACGCTCAAGAACTTATTCGGAAAACACCGCGCTCCACGGTCAAGCGGAGCGAGGCGGGGTGTGGGTCCGGATCAGTCGTCGTAATCCTCGCGTGGGTCGGAGACGGTGCCGTCCTCGGCGACGACCGCGCCGTTCTCGTCGATGGTGAATCCGTCGGTGAGCGACTTGATGTACTCGCCGACCGCGATGGTGTCCTTGACCGAAAGCTGGGCCGCGTAGGAGGGCATCACGTTGCCCCAGCCGGCCACGATCTTGCGACCGGGATAGCGGATCGACTCGGTGATGTACTCCTGATCGACGAGCACTTGTGAACCGTCGGCCATCTCGTGCTGCTGGCCCCAGATGTTCTTCCACGACGGGCCGGTGCCGACCGAGCCGTCGATACTGTGACAAGCGGCACAGCCCTGTTGTTGGTGAATCTTCTGGCCGACCTCCCAGAACGGCACGCCGCCGGCGTAGGGGTTGCTGATCTCCTCCATCTTCGCGTCGTACTCCTCGCGGCTCACGACGTGGACCTTGGTGACCATCTTGCTGTGCAGCGTGCCGCAATACTCAGCACAGAACAGTTCGTAGGTTCCCTCGACGTCGGCTTGGAACCAGAGCGTGTTGAACCGGCCCGGCACCACGTCCTTCTTCACGCGGAACGCCGGGATGTACAGCGAGTGGATCACGTCGGACGAATCGAGCGTGATTTGCACCGGCTCGTTGACCGGCACCCACAACTCGGGGGAACCCTGGCCGAGTGCGTCGGGGTAGCTGAAGAACCACGCCCACATCTTGCCGTTGGCCGAAATCTGGATCGCGTCCGGCGGGGCGAATCGGCTGGAGAGGTATCCACGGAAACCGAATGTGAAGATGACCAACACGATCAGCGTCGGGATCAGCGTCCAGGTGATCTCGAGCGTCGTCGAGTTCGAGGCACCCCGGCCTTCCTGAGGCCCGTCCTTGCGGTGGCGGAAGATGATCGCGAAAGCGACCATCGCGATGATCACGATGCCGCCGAAGAAGAACGAGATGTAGTTGATCATCCACATCGTCCAGTCGACGTCATCGCCACTGGACGAGGCATCGAAGGGCATGAAGCCCTGTCCCCAGCCGGTGTCGTTGGTCACCGGGGCTGCGGTTGCGATCAGGTCGGGCAGGATGCAAAGCGAGTCAGTCCACATGGTTCTTGTCTTTCGGTCTTATGCCGTCGCCGGCGTGCCGGTGTCCTTCGGATCCTTCTCGGCGTTGTCTTCGGTCCGGACGCGCTTTTCGCGGAACAGCCAGTATGCGATCACCACGCCCATCAACACCACCGTCAGCAACGCCGCCGACCGCATGAGCTTCACCGCGCTGGGCGTGTATTGGCCCATCCCCGCGTCGTAGCTGAAGCACGTGATGAGGGCGATCTTGTCCAGGAACGTACCGACCCGCCCGTCGGCGGCCTCGACCAGCGAGAGCCGGACCGTTTGCGGGTCGAAGTCCACGCCGGGAATCGACCGGGTGAGCTTGCCGGACGGGCTGAGGATGAAGATGACCGACGGGTGCGACCATTCCTGGGCGAGCTCGACCCAGCCGTAACCGAAGCCGACCGACTCGGTGAGCACGTCGATGTTGTCCTGGGTGCCGACTAGGAAATGCCAGTCGTCGAACACCTCGGGCCGACCGACCGCGTCAAGCGTGGTGGTCTTCTTGGCCGCACCGAGGGTGTACTTTTCGTTCGGGTCGAAGCTGACCGTGAGGATGCGATACTCGCCGTCCTCGAGCGTTAGGTTCTTGACCGCGTCCGCGATGCCCTTGCTGATCTCCGTGCAAAGCTGTGGACATTCGTAGTAACCCAGTTGCAGGATGACAGGGGTGGTGCCGTCGAAGTAATCGCCGAATTTCACTTCCTTACCGGTCTCGTCGGTAAAGGTCAGGTCCAACGGTATGTCCGTGCCGACCTGGGCAAGCCTGAGGTACGACAGTTCTTCCGCGTCTTGTTGTGCGAGGAAGTCGCGGTTGTTCGGGGCGTCGAAGCTGTCGGGCCGTTGGTACTGCGCGGACGCAACCCCGGCCGAGGCGGCCAAGGTGGTGGCGGCGAGGATGGCGGCGAGACACTTCATGGGCATGGATAACACTAACTACTTCGGTCGTCGGAACTTTCAGTTCTGATTTACTCAACCGACGCGGTCGCTCCGGAGGAGGGCGTCGTGCCGTCGGTCGCGTTGGCGTCGAGCCACATGTCCATGGCCATGTCGATGGGCACGGCCACGGTTTGCTTGGAATCGTCAGTGAACCGGACGGCGGTCATGTTCGCCGTCTGCTCTTCGCTGAGCATGCGCAGGTCACGGTCGCGGGCGTCCTGTGCCCGTTCGGCCATCAGTCGATCGGTCGACCAGTAGTACCAAGCCTGCACGCCCAGCACGAGGTTGACCATGATCAGCAGTGCGATCAGTCCCACCATGGAGACGACCGGCACGTTGATTCCCTGTTTCATCGCTGCCATGACAAATGCTTCTTTCTGCGGACCAACGTTACGCCAAAAACCGAGCCGAACTTGCCGCATGCGACGATCGGTCGCACGTCTTTCAAACAAAACCGATCAGATGTTGTGGAAAGCCAAGCTTTCTGGGAGCCGCGGGTCGCTGGCGGGCACCAACCGGTGCGCCGTGAGGTTGCCCAGGGCGTAGAACGCGAAGATCCCGCCGACGCCGACCGTCGCGAGGATCGGCACCACCGGCACCTTGTACCAAAGCCCGCCGGGCATCTCCGGCATGATCAGCCAGTAGATGTCGATCCAGTGGAAGATCAAAAGCCACACACCCCAGAACGAGAGCAACACACGGTTGCGCTTGACGTGCCGACTCAACAACCCGGCAAACGGGATGATGAAGTGACCGACCAGCACCGCCGCAGCCACGATCGTCCAGAAGCCCGCCGCGTAGATCGTGCCCTGGGCGGTGATCGCGAGGTTCTCGCTCACCATCGACGCGCCACGCCGGGCGAACCACGTGCTCTCCTCGGCGAGGGCGCCGTACCAGATCAGCATGTACTGGCTGAAGGCGATGTACCCCCAGAAGAACACGAACGCGAAAAGGAACTTACCGATGTCGTGAAGGTGCTCGGTCGTGACGGCGTCCTTGAGCAGGCCCTTGCCGAGCATGACCGAGTAGGCGATCGCCATGGTCGCGAAGATCGCCACGGCCGAGCCGGCGAAGAAGTAGACCGCGATGATCGTCGAGTACCAGTGCGGATCGACGGCCATGATCAGGTCGAACGCCGCCAGCGAAACCAGCAACGAGAACAACAGGAAGCCCGGATAGCTCCGAGCTCGCATCTTGATCGAAAGCTCGGGGTCCTTGGCCGTGTCCTGCTTGACCGACGTGCGGTAGTACCAGTTGCCCAGCACGAGCAACCCGCCGAGGTAGATCAGCAGCCGACCGGTCCAGAACGGGCCGTTGAGGTAAGCGGATTTACCCTCGGTGTACTCGTCGTAGATGAAGTGCTTGTAAACCGCATCGACGGTGGCGACCTGGTCGAGCTCGGTGAACGGCTTGGCGACGTGATGATCGCCCGCGTGATGGTCACCGGCGGCATCCGCGGCGACGTACTCGGCCGGGAAGTCGTTGGCGGAGACTTCCTCGCCGCTGCCGTGATCGTCACCGTGATCGTGCCTGTCGCTGTCATCATCGCCGTGACCGCCGGCGTACGGATCGCCGGGGCCGGACGCCCAGGGGTAGAGGTTGGGCATCTTCTCGAACATCTTGTGCGCGGCCCAGTTCTCGCCGGCCACCTCGGTGTCGACCTTGGCGATCTCGATCCGCCCGGGCAGGAACACCGACACCACCAACGGCAACGCCAGCAACACGAGGATCGGGAACGACCCCGCCAGCGCTTCGGGCACGCGCCGCACCACGACCGACCAGCCGGCCTTGGTCGCGTGCTGCAGCATCACCACGAACAGCCCGCCCACCGCGAAGCTCAGGCAAAACACATACGCCATCAGGTACGACAGGTAGAACTGCCGAAGCCCACCGAAGAACCAGCAGGTGATGAACGCACTGATCAGCCCGATCACGCCGCCGGCGAGCAGGAAGAACTTGAGCCCGTCGGCATTGAGCTTCTCGTTCACGGAGTCGGGCGGGGTGGTGGGGGCGTGGGCCATGTGAAGGTGCTGAATGCGAAAGGGAAAGTGCGAAGTTCCGTGTCGAACTAGCGGGCCGCGGCCTGCTCGGTGTCCGTTTCCTCCGCCGGCTCTTCCACCACCGGCGGCTTGCCGTTGGTCAGTGCCGGCTGGACCGGGGCGTTGGCGACGAGCGACGGGTCGACCTCGCCGGCCGGCACCGCTTGCGAGAGTTGCAACGCCCGGACGTAGGCCACCACGGCCCAGCGATCCTTGGGGTCGCGGATGAGCGTGCCGTAGCCGGCCATGTTGCGAATGCCGTTGTTGACCGTGTTGTACAGGTGTCCGTCGGCCCGGCCCAGACGGGTTTCGTCGTGCAGGTTGCTGGGTGTAACCCAAAGGGCGTTCTGGCCCTTGACCGCACGGACGTGGATCGGGCCGTTCCCGTAGCCGTCGTACCCGTGGCACAGCCAGCAGAATCGGTTGTACAACTCTTGGCCACGCTTCATGAACTTTTCGTCGACCTCAAGGCCGTCGGGCATGCCCTCGACCCAGGTAACGTTGCCTTGGCCGTCCATGACGTAGCCGAGGGCGTATTTCTCATCTTCGATCAGCTCGCCGCGGGCGACGGTGCCGGGCACGGGCAGCCGCATGGCCCGACCGTCCTCGAAGACCGGCGACGGGGCCTGGGCCTTGTACTTGGCCTGGTTATCCATATCGAGGAACAGGTGCGGCCGGGGATCAGGGCTTTTGGCAAAGCGGTAGTACACGCTCCAGGTGATCGGGATGAACGACGCGATGATCCCCGCAACCGCGAACCCGAGCAGCAGGAACGGCGGCCGACGGAATCGACGCAACGCACCGATCGCAAAGCTGAACGCCGGGTTTTGCAACGCGCTGCGCATCAACCCTTTCGGGGCGTAATCGTGATCGAGGGGAGTGCGGGACATGGGTGTATCAGGTGCGAACTTGGAACGGCGACCGGCGGGCCTTTCGGTCAGTCCTTGACCACTTCGATCGCCAACGGCGACGAGTCCTCAAGGATGTCGCGGGCCTGGTCGAACTTCTTGTCCTTGGCGTCGATCACGACGAAAAAGCGGTCGTCGGTGACCCGGCGAAAACGTTCATGTTTGAACAGCGGGTTGTAGAGCATCGGCAGCCCGTTGAGCAGCAGCATGCCGAGGCCAGCCGTGAAGGCCGCGGCGAGAATCGTGGTCTCGAAGATCACCGGGATGTATGCCGGCAGCGAGTTCAGCGGCTTGCCCGAGATCAGGTATTCGTACGGTGCGAGTGAGAGCAGCGAATCGAAGGAGCCGAACGCGCCCTGGGTGTACATCGTGAGGAAGAACCCGCCGGCCATGCCCGAGAGCCCCGCGCCCAGCACGATCCACGGCAGGATCGTCGGCTTGATGCCGATGACATCGTCGATGCCGTGGATGGGAAAGGGCGTGTGGACGTCGAACTTGGTGATCCCGGCTTCGCGGACGGCCTTGGCGGCGGCGACGACGCCGTCGACCGTGTCGTACTCGCCGAAGATGCCGACCGTTTCCTCGCGCTCCTGGTCGAGCGATGAGTCGATCGAGTAATCGAGGGAGTCCGGTGTTGAGAGCGGGCTCGTTTGGCGGCGCAGCTCGACGTCGGCGGTCTCGAGGGTGGGGTTGTCGTCAGTGGTGCTCATGGGGAGACCTCGGTCCGAGGGTTACTTCTCGGGGTGCATGTCCTCTTTGGCTTCGGGGTGAGCGTTTGTCTCGTGGGTCGAGTGGCCGATGTGGGCCTGGGGCATGATCGACTTGACCTCCGCCAGCGCGATGATCGGGCCGACGCGAACGAACAGAAGCATGTTCGTGAAGAACAGCCCGAACGTGCCGGCGAACATCGCCCAGTCGACCCACGTCGGCCAGAACGCGCCCCAGCTGCTGGGCAGGAAGTCGGCTTCGAGCGAGATGATGATGATCACGAACCGCTCGAACCACATCCCGAAGTTCACGCACATCGCCACCGCCATCGTGACCCAGAGGTTCTTACGCATCCGGCTCGACCAGAGCACCTGCGGGGCGATCACGTTGCAGAACATCATCGCGTAGAAGAACAACGCCTTGTCGCCGAACGGGCGGTAGAGGAACTGGAACTGCTCGTAGTGGTGCCCGGAGTACCAGGCGATGAAGAACTCGGTGATGTAGGCGAAGGACACGATGCAGCCCGTGAGCAACAGGATGCGGTTCATGTTTTCGATGTGGCGTTTGGTGATCACGCCCTCGAGGCCGAAGAGCCAGCGGGCGGGGATCGCCAGGGTCAGCACCATCGCGAAGCCGCCGAACACGGCACCGGCGACGAAGTACGGCGGGAAGATCGTCGTGTGCCAACCGGGCAGCTGCGAGACCGCGAAGTCGAACGACACCACCGAGTGGACCGAGAGCACCAGCGGCGTGCAGAGCGCCGCGAGGAGCAGGTACATCTTCTCGAAGCGGTGCCAGTGGCGGGCCGAGCCGTTCCAGCCGAGCGAGAGGGCGCCATAAGCGACCTGCTGGATGCGGGTCTTGGCTTTGTCACGCAGCGTCGCCAAGTCCGGGACCATGCCCAGGTACCAGAACAACGCCGAGACGGACGCATAGGTCGACACCGCGAACACGTCCCACATCAGCGGCGAGCGGAACTGCGGCCACATGGCCATTTGGTTCGGGATCGGGAACAGCCAGTACGCCAGCCAGGGCCGACCGATGTGGATGCCCGGGTACATGCCCGCACAGATGACCGCGAAGATCGTCATCGCTTCGGCAAAGCGGTTGATCGACGTACGCCAGTTCTGACGGAGCAGGAAGAGGATCGCGGAGATCAGCGTGCCGGCGTGGCCGATGCCGACCCAGAACACGAAGTTCACGATCGGAAAGCCCCACGCGACGGGGTTGTTGTTGCCCCACACACCCGGACCCGCCGCGAAGAGATAGATCTGTGTCAGCGGCAGCAGTTGCAGCAGCGTGAACGCGACGGCAAACGCCCCGAGCCAGCGGTAGGACGGCAGCTTGAAGTTCTGCCGGGTCGTGACCTCGGTCACCGCGCCGAACGACTCGGCCGGTGGTCCGAGCACCAACGGCTCACGCCCGCTGACCGGCTCGCCCAGATTGTCCGGGTAGAACGGCTTGTACCCGCGCATGCGGTCGATGAGTCCGGGCTGTGAGGGGATCGTTGCCATAAGGAAATGCGGACTGAGGAATGCGGCGTGCGAAACGGAGAAAGGACGGCGTTATGCCTGTTCCACGTCCGTCTTCTCGCTACCGCCTTCCGACTTATCTTCTTCGGGCTTGTTGCGAATCACCGCGAGGTACTTCGTGCGCGGTCGGGTGTTGAGTTCTTCCAGGACCCCGTAGGCGCGGGGCTTGCGTTGGTTTTTCGTGACGGTCTGGTCGGCCTGGTTGAGGTCACCGAAGACGATCGCCTGAGTCGGGCAAGCCTGCTGGCAGGCGGTGATGATCTCCATATCGTCGACGATCTCGCTGTCGGCGTTGCCCTTGGCCCACTCGTTGCGCTTGTTGATCGTGACCGCCTGGATGCGCTGGGTGCAGTAGGTGCATTTCTCCATGACGCCACGCATGCGGACCGAGACGTCGGGGTTCATGACCATCCGCTGGACCGCGTCGATCGCGTCGCCCTGCTGTTGGTCGGGGAGCCAGGGGTACAGGGCCGAGAGCGTGCCTTTGCGCGGATCCTTGTAGTGCCAGTCGAGGTAGTTGAACCGGCGGACCTTGTACGGGCAGTTGTTCGAGCAGTACCGCGTGCCGATGCAGCGGTTGTAGACCATCGTGTTGAGGCCTTCGGTGTCGTGCACGGTGGCGGCGACGGGGCAGACCTGCTCACACGGCGCGTTCTCGCAGTGC is part of the Planctomycetota bacterium genome and encodes:
- the coxB gene encoding cytochrome c oxidase subunit II, whose amino-acid sequence is MWTDSLCILPDLIATAAPVTNDTGWGQGFMPFDASSSGDDVDWTMWMINYISFFFGGIVIIAMVAFAIIFRHRKDGPQEGRGASNSTTLEITWTLIPTLIVLVIFTFGFRGYLSSRFAPPDAIQISANGKMWAWFFSYPDALGQGSPELWVPVNEPVQITLDSSDVIHSLYIPAFRVKKDVVPGRFNTLWFQADVEGTYELFCAEYCGTLHSKMVTKVHVVSREEYDAKMEEISNPYAGGVPFWEVGQKIHQQQGCAACHSIDGSVGTGPSWKNIWGQQHEMADGSQVLVDQEYITESIRYPGRKIVAGWGNVMPSYAAQLSVKDTIAVGEYIKSLTDGFTIDENGAVVAEDGTVSDPREDYDD
- a CDS encoding SCO family protein; the protein is MKCLAAILAATTLAASAGVASAQYQRPDSFDAPNNRDFLAQQDAEELSYLRLAQVGTDIPLDLTFTDETGKEVKFGDYFDGTTPVILQLGYYECPQLCTEISKGIADAVKNLTLEDGEYRILTVSFDPNEKYTLGAAKKTTTLDAVGRPEVFDDWHFLVGTQDNIDVLTESVGFGYGWVELAQEWSHPSVIFILSPSGKLTRSIPGVDFDPQTVRLSLVEAADGRVGTFLDKIALITCFSYDAGMGQYTPSAVKLMRSAALLTVVLMGVVIAYWLFREKRVRTEDNAEKDPKDTGTPATA
- a CDS encoding cytochrome c produces the protein MSRTPLDHDYAPKGLMRSALQNPAFSFAIGALRRFRRPPFLLLGFAVAGIIASFIPITWSVYYRFAKSPDPRPHLFLDMDNQAKYKAQAPSPVFEDGRAMRLPVPGTVARGELIEDEKYALGYVMDGQGNVTWVEGMPDGLEVDEKFMKRGQELYNRFCWLCHGYDGYGNGPIHVRAVKGQNALWVTPSNLHDETRLGRADGHLYNTVNNGIRNMAGYGTLIRDPKDRWAVVAYVRALQLSQAVPAGEVDPSLVANAPVQPALTNGKPPVVEEPAEETDTEQAAAR
- a CDS encoding DUF3341 domain-containing protein, producing MSTTDDNPTLETADVELRRQTSPLSTPDSLDYSIDSSLDQEREETVGIFGEYDTVDGVVAAAKAVREAGITKFDVHTPFPIHGIDDVIGIKPTILPWIVLGAGLSGMAGGFFLTMYTQGAFGSFDSLLSLAPYEYLISGKPLNSLPAYIPVIFETTILAAAFTAGLGMLLLNGLPMLYNPLFKHERFRRVTDDRFFVVIDAKDKKFDQARDILEDSSPLAIEVVKD
- the nrfD gene encoding NrfD/PsrC family molybdoenzyme membrane anchor subunit, which translates into the protein MRGYKPFYPDNLGEPVSGREPLVLGPPAESFGAVTEVTTRQNFKLPSYRWLGAFAVAFTLLQLLPLTQIYLFAAGPGVWGNNNPVAWGFPIVNFVFWVGIGHAGTLISAILFLLRQNWRTSINRFAEAMTIFAVICAGMYPGIHIGRPWLAYWLFPIPNQMAMWPQFRSPLMWDVFAVSTYASVSALFWYLGMVPDLATLRDKAKTRIQQVAYGALSLGWNGSARHWHRFEKMYLLLAALCTPLVLSVHSVVSFDFAVSQLPGWHTTIFPPYFVAGAVFGGFAMVLTLAIPARWLFGLEGVITKRHIENMNRILLLTGCIVSFAYITEFFIAWYSGHHYEQFQFLYRPFGDKALFFYAMMFCNVIAPQVLWSSRMRKNLWVTMAVAMCVNFGMWFERFVIIIISLEADFLPSSWGAFWPTWVDWAMFAGTFGLFFTNMLLFVRVGPIIALAEVKSIMPQAHIGHSTHETNAHPEAKEDMHPEK